Proteins found in one Paenibacillus sp. FSL R10-2782 genomic segment:
- a CDS encoding hemolysin XhlA family protein, whose product MGDTELSEVNAVVEETTKALMGIQIQLARMEKTLESVPAMAATLEATRDLAREAMQSSKSAHHRLDKIEDGQKWLWRTISGSAIAVVIGAIVAVLKMGGV is encoded by the coding sequence GTGGGAGATACAGAACTTAGCGAGGTGAACGCTGTTGTGGAAGAGACAACGAAGGCCCTAATGGGCATACAAATTCAGCTTGCCCGGATGGAGAAGACTTTGGAGAGCGTACCAGCTATGGCGGCCACTTTGGAAGCTACGCGAGATTTGGCACGGGAAGCAATGCAATCTTCCAAATCGGCACACCATAGGCTGGACAAGATTGAGGATGGCCAAAAGTGGTTATGGCGCACAATCAGTGGGTCAGCTATTGCTGTAGTGATCGGCGCAATCGTCGCCGTACTTAAAATGGGAGGCGTATAA
- a CDS encoding phage holin family protein, giving the protein MDWNTVWSLIDPKLLIVVALCWVLGIIIKNTPRVPDWSIVYIVTAVAVILTIWMIGWGPKAVIQGVLAGAFAVYGNQFIKQSKQIGNRGDE; this is encoded by the coding sequence ATGGATTGGAATACTGTATGGTCGCTTATCGATCCGAAATTGTTAATCGTTGTGGCATTGTGTTGGGTGTTGGGCATCATTATTAAAAATACTCCACGCGTGCCAGACTGGAGCATTGTGTATATCGTAACCGCTGTTGCAGTGATCCTGACTATCTGGATGATTGGTTGGGGGCCAAAGGCAGTTATCCAGGGCGTGTTGGCCGGGGCATTTGCTGTCTACGGCAACCAGTTTATCAAGCAGTCCAAACAGATCGGTAATCGAGGTGACGAGTAA
- a CDS encoding glycoside hydrolase family protein, with translation MARKISEAGLHLIKNSEGCRLKAYKPVTTETYWTIGWGHYGPDVKQGMTITQAEADAMLVDDLAKYEAYVNNPSYVPVTDKLTQNQFDALVSFCYNCGAGNLRSLCKGRTVTQIAANITKYNKAGGGNVLAGLTRRREAELSLYNKPDAKDDEKMEKANVIVNGKTIADVKMINGTTYVPLRAVGEAWGATVEWDSKTNTATVSK, from the coding sequence ATGGCACGTAAAATCTCAGAAGCAGGACTCCACCTAATCAAGAATTCCGAAGGGTGCCGTCTGAAAGCATACAAGCCTGTAACTACTGAAACGTATTGGACTATCGGGTGGGGTCACTACGGGCCAGACGTTAAGCAGGGCATGACCATAACACAAGCTGAGGCTGACGCTATGTTGGTGGATGATTTAGCCAAATACGAGGCGTATGTAAACAACCCGTCGTATGTGCCAGTGACGGACAAACTCACACAAAACCAATTTGATGCCTTGGTCAGCTTCTGCTACAACTGTGGAGCTGGTAATTTGCGCAGCCTTTGTAAAGGCCGCACAGTGACGCAGATTGCCGCCAACATCACCAAATACAACAAGGCGGGGGGGGGTAATGTGCTGGCTGGTCTGACACGGCGCAGAGAAGCAGAGCTGTCCTTGTATAACAAACCGGATGCGAAGGACGATGAAAAGATGGAAAAGGCAAATGTAATCGTAAATGGTAAGACTATCGCTGATGTTAAGATGATTAACGGTACGACGTATGTACCATTGCGGGCTGTTGGCGAGGCGTGGGGCGCTACAGTGGAGTGGGATAGTAAGACTAATACGGCTACAGTAAGCAAGTAA
- a CDS encoding acyltransferase family protein, translating into MSECVERVERKRLDWVDTARGIAIIAVFCGHFLTPDRRLEVFCYLFHLQLFFLISGFFFSKNKDLPFSVFLKEQIKRLIVPLVFFGVLNILFFDFYKDETSPVMWSQFASIFTGFKDHPAPELWFMASLFCVSIFYYLINKIIKNRHAILVLSLIIFLFAKVPVITVLLKHLSFLNVYDTPNYLLFFALGDYIFSHLRNFDFKAQRKKIKYFIHVIGSFLFFCAYGIFTFTPDWYKSYGINIDGHVIYNAYRLALTLIIISAVLYVSHLISDFKILSEIGKNTLVLMGLEMIIKNISLNVMGMFNISIHLDNALQIVIYCSLLIFLVKILAFNFFNKSVSYLIGK; encoded by the coding sequence ATGTCAGAATGTGTAGAACGTGTAGAACGTAAAAGGTTAGACTGGGTTGATACAGCCAGAGGGATAGCTATAATAGCTGTTTTCTGCGGTCATTTTTTAACTCCTGACCGTAGGCTAGAAGTTTTCTGTTATTTGTTCCATCTTCAACTTTTCTTTTTGATTTCCGGCTTCTTTTTTAGCAAGAATAAGGACTTACCCTTTTCGGTATTTTTAAAAGAACAAATAAAAAGGCTAATAGTTCCTTTAGTGTTTTTTGGGGTATTGAATATTCTGTTTTTTGATTTCTACAAAGACGAAACCTCCCCTGTCATGTGGTCTCAATTCGCATCAATATTCACAGGGTTTAAAGATCATCCCGCTCCAGAGTTGTGGTTCATGGCTAGTTTGTTTTGTGTCTCAATATTTTACTATCTCATAAATAAAATTATAAAAAACAGACATGCAATATTAGTGCTATCATTGATTATATTCCTATTCGCCAAGGTGCCTGTAATTACTGTTTTACTTAAGCATTTATCATTTTTAAACGTCTACGATACACCTAATTATCTACTATTCTTTGCACTAGGAGATTATATATTCAGTCATCTTCGAAATTTCGATTTTAAGGCACAACGGAAAAAAATAAAATATTTCATACATGTTATAGGTTCTTTTTTATTTTTTTGCGCTTATGGAATTTTCACTTTCACTCCAGACTGGTATAAATCTTATGGTATTAATATTGATGGACATGTTATTTATAATGCTTACAGATTGGCGTTAACCTTAATTATTATTTCAGCAGTATTATATGTAAGCCATTTAATTTCGGACTTTAAAATACTTTCAGAGATAGGTAAAAACACTTTAGTACTAATGGGGCTAGAAATGATTATTAAAAACATTTCACTGAATGTTATGGGGATGTTCAACATATCCATACATTTAGATAACGCTTTGCAAATAGTCATATATTGTTCGCTGCTTATTTTCTTAGTTAAAATTTTGGCCTTCAATTTTTTTAATAAATCAGTTTCATATCTAATAGGTAAATAG